The Sorangiineae bacterium MSr11367 genome window below encodes:
- a CDS encoding GNAT family N-acetyltransferase, giving the protein MMKPLAPEHRAPLIELIRATPEFSREEADVAIELLDACLAGDRDYVVWVDIEDGVRGYICYGPTPMTEGTYDLYWIAVAPSFQGRGVGRTLVTHMESELSRSGARLVRVETEGGEAYAATRAFYEATGYTCAATLRDFYAAGRDLVIYTRYL; this is encoded by the coding sequence ATGATGAAGCCTCTCGCGCCCGAGCATCGTGCGCCCTTGATCGAGCTGATTCGCGCGACGCCGGAGTTCTCGCGCGAGGAGGCCGACGTGGCCATCGAGCTGCTCGACGCTTGCCTCGCCGGTGATCGCGATTACGTCGTCTGGGTTGACATCGAAGACGGGGTACGCGGGTACATTTGCTACGGGCCGACACCGATGACCGAGGGGACGTACGATCTGTACTGGATCGCCGTCGCCCCCTCGTTCCAAGGCCGCGGCGTCGGCCGCACCTTGGTCACGCACATGGAGTCGGAGCTCTCGCGCTCGGGCGCGCGCTTGGTGCGCGTGGAAACGGAGGGCGGGGAGGCCTATGCGGCGACCCGTGCCTTCTACGAGGCCACCGGCTACACGTGCGCCGCCACGCTCCGCGATTTCTACGCCGCGGGCCGCGACCTGGTGATCTACACGCGGTACCTTTAG